Proteins encoded in a region of the Zea mays cultivar B73 chromosome 2, Zm-B73-REFERENCE-NAM-5.0, whole genome shotgun sequence genome:
- the LOC100193495 gene encoding uncharacterized protein LOC100193495: MASRLFVLRRHTRWWQRQAPRPRSLCPPSHGGDSASSHGTLELLARLRSSPSYTFHKVFNRDARFFRLLQSCSIQACHCIHTSPSVNSGNQATAEPQQQNPGVPVPVDGSSELKPKRTKLKGRRAVTNFLKSLRWKKKKEFQRMTAEEKILYKLKLARKKEERLVVALKKIEPEDPSEPTHDPEVLTPEEHFYFLKMGQKCKNYVPVGRRGIYQGVILNMHLHWKKHQTLQVIVKTFTPEEVKEIAIELATLSGGIVLDIQDGNTIIMYRGKNYAQPPPEIMSPKVSLSRKKALDKSKYMEKLRALRRYIPRLEQELEDLHAQMKLAGEHQGQNAGKHVASISHNTNSMPVRKEPCGSIRNKTVSDLLSETVEGSKRLEDESSAIEDDSASESLSFTESEDLSDIFETESEEQEEDNKDRPLYLDRLDKFPSGKNDNEPDDFEEHLRRIASLSDKTDSPSKELKVSELDEIDKIFLRASSLLKKR; the protein is encoded by the exons ATGGCCAGCCGTCTCTTCGTGCTCCGTCGGCACACGAGGTGGTGGCAGCGGCAGGCGCCACGGCCTCGCTCGCTTTGCCCGCCGTCTCACGGTGGGGACTCGGCGTCTTCCCATGGGACGCTGGAGCTGCTCGCGCGTCTGCGCAGCTCACCATC TTATACTTTCCACAAGGTTTTCAACCGAGATGCTAGGTTCTTCAGGTTGTTGCAGAGTTGTAGCATTCAAGCCTGCCATTGTATCCATACGAGTCCATCAGTCAATAGCGGAAATCAGGCTACTGCAGAGCCTCAACAACAGAATCCAGGAGTGCCTGTACCGGTTGATGGTTCTAGTGAACTAAAACCCAAGAGGACAAAGCTGAAAGGAAGGAGGGCAGTGACAaattttttgaaatccttgagatggaaaaagaaaaaggagttTCAAAGAATGACTGCAGAGGAGAAGATTTTGTACAAACTGAAGCTA GCTCGAAAGAAGGAAGAGCGGCTTGTTGTGGCACTGAAGAAAATTGAACCAGAGGATCCATCAGAACCTACACATGATCCCGAGGTGCTTACACCTGAAGAGCACTTCTATTTCCTCAAGATGGGCCAAAAATGTAAAAATTATGTGCCTGTTGGAAGACGTGGAATTTACCAGGGAGTGATCTTGAACATGCACTTGCATTGGAAAAAGCATCAAACTCTCCAGGTAATTGTGAAGACATTTACACCAGAGGAGGTCAAGGAAATTGCCATCGAGTTAGCCACACTAAGTGGTGGGATTGTGCTTGACATTCAAGATGGGAACACAATTATTATGTACAGAGGGAAAAACTATGCACAGCCACCACCAGAGATCATGTCTCCAAAAGTTTCCCTCTCTAGAAAAAAG GCACTGGATAAATCCAAATATATGGAAAAGCTCAGAGCTCTTAGGCGGTACATTCCCAGACTTGAGCAGGAGCTTGAAGATCTTCATGCACAGATGAAGTTAGCTGGAGAGCATCAAGGACAAAATGCAGGGAAACATGTTGCTTCAATTTCACATAATACAAACAGTATGCCAGTGAGAAAAGAACCTTGTGGTTCAATTCGCAACAAAACAGTATCTGATCTCCTATCAGAAACTGTAGAGGGATCCAAGAGGTTAGAGGATGAAAGTTCTGCGATTGAAGACGACTCAGCTTCAGAGTCTCTGTCATTTACAGAGTCTGAGGATCTCTCTGACATTTTTGAGACAGAATCAGAGGAGCAGGAAGAGGACAACAAGGATCGCCCCTTATATCTCGATAGGCTGGATAAGTTTCCCTCAGGAAAAAATGATAATGAACCAGATGATTTTGAGGAGCATCTGCGGAGGATCGCTTCACTTTCAGATAAGACTGATTCACCTTCAAAAGAACTGAAAGTGTCAGAGCTCGATGAGATTGATAAAATCTTTCTGAGAGCAAGTTCGTTGTTGAAGAAAAGGTGA
- the LOC100193495 gene encoding uncharacterized protein isoform X2, producing MTAEEKILYKLKLARKKEERLVVALKKIEPEDPSEPTHDPEVLTPEEHFYFLKMGQKCKNYVPVGRRGIYQGVILNMHLHWKKHQTLQVIVKTFTPEEVKEIAIELATLSGGIVLDIQDGNTIIMYRGKNYAQPPPEIMSPKVSLSRKKALDKSKYMEKLRALRRYIPRLEQELEDLHAQMKLAGEHQGQNAGKHVASISHNTNSMPVRKEPCGSIRNKTVSDLLSETVEGSKRLEDESSAIEDDSASESLSFTESEDLSDIFETESEEQEEDNKDRPLYLDRLDKFPSGKNDNEPDDFEEHLRRIASLSDKTDSPSKELKVSELDEIDKIFLRASSLLKKR from the exons ATGACTGCAGAGGAGAAGATTTTGTACAAACTGAAGCTA GCTCGAAAGAAGGAAGAGCGGCTTGTTGTGGCACTGAAGAAAATTGAACCAGAGGATCCATCAGAACCTACACATGATCCCGAGGTGCTTACACCTGAAGAGCACTTCTATTTCCTCAAGATGGGCCAAAAATGTAAAAATTATGTGCCTGTTGGAAGACGTGGAATTTACCAGGGAGTGATCTTGAACATGCACTTGCATTGGAAAAAGCATCAAACTCTCCAGGTAATTGTGAAGACATTTACACCAGAGGAGGTCAAGGAAATTGCCATCGAGTTAGCCACACTAAGTGGTGGGATTGTGCTTGACATTCAAGATGGGAACACAATTATTATGTACAGAGGGAAAAACTATGCACAGCCACCACCAGAGATCATGTCTCCAAAAGTTTCCCTCTCTAGAAAAAAG GCACTGGATAAATCCAAATATATGGAAAAGCTCAGAGCTCTTAGGCGGTACATTCCCAGACTTGAGCAGGAGCTTGAAGATCTTCATGCACAGATGAAGTTAGCTGGAGAGCATCAAGGACAAAATGCAGGGAAACATGTTGCTTCAATTTCACATAATACAAACAGTATGCCAGTGAGAAAAGAACCTTGTGGTTCAATTCGCAACAAAACAGTATCTGATCTCCTATCAGAAACTGTAGAGGGATCCAAGAGGTTAGAGGATGAAAGTTCTGCGATTGAAGACGACTCAGCTTCAGAGTCTCTGTCATTTACAGAGTCTGAGGATCTCTCTGACATTTTTGAGACAGAATCAGAGGAGCAGGAAGAGGACAACAAGGATCGCCCCTTATATCTCGATAGGCTGGATAAGTTTCCCTCAGGAAAAAATGATAATGAACCAGATGATTTTGAGGAGCATCTGCGGAGGATCGCTTCACTTTCAGATAAGACTGATTCACCTTCAAAAGAACTGAAAGTGTCAGAGCTCGATGAGATTGATAAAATCTTTCTGAGAGCAAGTTCGTTGTTGAAGAAAAGGTGA
- the LOC100193495 gene encoding uncharacterized protein isoform X1 has translation MASRLFVLRRHTRWWQRQAPRPRSLCPPSHGGDSASSHGTLELLARLRSSPSLLQSCSIQACHCIHTSPSVNSGNQATAEPQQQNPGVPVPVDGSSELKPKRTKLKGRRAVTNFLKSLRWKKKKEFQRMTAEEKILYKLKLARKKEERLVVALKKIEPEDPSEPTHDPEVLTPEEHFYFLKMGQKCKNYVPVGRRGIYQGVILNMHLHWKKHQTLQVIVKTFTPEEVKEIAIELATLSGGIVLDIQDGNTIIMYRGKNYAQPPPEIMSPKVSLSRKKALDKSKYMEKLRALRRYIPRLEQELEDLHAQMKLAGEHQGQNAGKHVASISHNTNSMPVRKEPCGSIRNKTVSDLLSETVEGSKRLEDESSAIEDDSASESLSFTESEDLSDIFETESEEQEEDNKDRPLYLDRLDKFPSGKNDNEPDDFEEHLRRIASLSDKTDSPSKELKVSELDEIDKIFLRASSLLKKR, from the exons ATGGCCAGCCGTCTCTTCGTGCTCCGTCGGCACACGAGGTGGTGGCAGCGGCAGGCGCCACGGCCTCGCTCGCTTTGCCCGCCGTCTCACGGTGGGGACTCGGCGTCTTCCCATGGGACGCTGGAGCTGCTCGCGCGTCTGCGCAGCTCACCATC GTTGTTGCAGAGTTGTAGCATTCAAGCCTGCCATTGTATCCATACGAGTCCATCAGTCAATAGCGGAAATCAGGCTACTGCAGAGCCTCAACAACAGAATCCAGGAGTGCCTGTACCGGTTGATGGTTCTAGTGAACTAAAACCCAAGAGGACAAAGCTGAAAGGAAGGAGGGCAGTGACAaattttttgaaatccttgagatggaaaaagaaaaaggagttTCAAAGAATGACTGCAGAGGAGAAGATTTTGTACAAACTGAAGCTA GCTCGAAAGAAGGAAGAGCGGCTTGTTGTGGCACTGAAGAAAATTGAACCAGAGGATCCATCAGAACCTACACATGATCCCGAGGTGCTTACACCTGAAGAGCACTTCTATTTCCTCAAGATGGGCCAAAAATGTAAAAATTATGTGCCTGTTGGAAGACGTGGAATTTACCAGGGAGTGATCTTGAACATGCACTTGCATTGGAAAAAGCATCAAACTCTCCAGGTAATTGTGAAGACATTTACACCAGAGGAGGTCAAGGAAATTGCCATCGAGTTAGCCACACTAAGTGGTGGGATTGTGCTTGACATTCAAGATGGGAACACAATTATTATGTACAGAGGGAAAAACTATGCACAGCCACCACCAGAGATCATGTCTCCAAAAGTTTCCCTCTCTAGAAAAAAG GCACTGGATAAATCCAAATATATGGAAAAGCTCAGAGCTCTTAGGCGGTACATTCCCAGACTTGAGCAGGAGCTTGAAGATCTTCATGCACAGATGAAGTTAGCTGGAGAGCATCAAGGACAAAATGCAGGGAAACATGTTGCTTCAATTTCACATAATACAAACAGTATGCCAGTGAGAAAAGAACCTTGTGGTTCAATTCGCAACAAAACAGTATCTGATCTCCTATCAGAAACTGTAGAGGGATCCAAGAGGTTAGAGGATGAAAGTTCTGCGATTGAAGACGACTCAGCTTCAGAGTCTCTGTCATTTACAGAGTCTGAGGATCTCTCTGACATTTTTGAGACAGAATCAGAGGAGCAGGAAGAGGACAACAAGGATCGCCCCTTATATCTCGATAGGCTGGATAAGTTTCCCTCAGGAAAAAATGATAATGAACCAGATGATTTTGAGGAGCATCTGCGGAGGATCGCTTCACTTTCAGATAAGACTGATTCACCTTCAAAAGAACTGAAAGTGTCAGAGCTCGATGAGATTGATAAAATCTTTCTGAGAGCAAGTTCGTTGTTGAAGAAAAGGTGA